One window from the genome of Bacteroidales bacterium encodes:
- a CDS encoding GyrI-like domain-containing protein yields MKHEWKKNEKGVYLPKNRPEKIIVPEFKFYSIKGKGNPNDDFFSEYIGVLYSLSYAIKMCPKQGIAPNNYYEYTVYPLEGVWDIDENAKKNFDGTIDKNTLVFNLMIRQPDFVTSDFANEIIDRTKKKKPHELLDSVKFEIIEEGCCIQMLHLGSYDSEPESFKKMELYAQEQNLRRKTHTHREIYLSDARKVEPEKLKTVLRFQVE; encoded by the coding sequence ATGAAACATGAATGGAAAAAGAATGAAAAAGGCGTTTATCTTCCAAAGAATAGACCAGAAAAGATTATTGTCCCGGAATTCAAATTCTATTCGATTAAAGGAAAGGGTAATCCTAATGACGACTTTTTTTCTGAATATATCGGAGTTTTGTATTCATTATCTTATGCTATAAAAATGTGTCCAAAACAGGGTATAGCCCCAAATAATTATTACGAATACACAGTTTATCCATTAGAAGGCGTTTGGGATATTGATGAGAATGCAAAGAAAAATTTTGACGGGACAATTGATAAAAACACATTAGTTTTTAATCTTATGATAAGACAGCCTGACTTTGTAACATCTGATTTTGCCAATGAAATAATTGATAGGACTAAAAAGAAAAAACCACATGAGCTTTTGGATAGTGTTAAATTTGAGATAATAGAAGAAGGATGTTGTATTCAAATGTTACATTTAGGAAGTTATGACAGCGAACCTGAAAGTTTTAAAAAGATGGAATTATATGCGCAAGAACAAAATTTAAGACGAAAAACTCATACGCATAGGGAAATTTATTTATCTGATGCAAGAAAAGTTGAACCGGAAAAGCTTAAAACGGTTTTGAGATTTCAGGTGGAATAA